One region of Desulfallas thermosapovorans DSM 6562 genomic DNA includes:
- a CDS encoding CtsR family transcriptional regulator: MSSLSNIIEQYLNKLIQQSGQKKVEIQRNELAEKFDCAPSQINYVLATRFTIERGYVVESRRGGGGFVRIVKVPLNTGEMDLLSEVISLVGDRISERRATAILARLLEEELVTPREVAIIKACLGRNVLRIGLPARDQLRANILKSILMVIFKHSK, from the coding sequence ATGTCCAGTCTATCTAACATAATCGAGCAGTACTTAAACAAACTGATTCAGCAGAGCGGCCAAAAAAAGGTGGAGATACAGCGCAATGAGTTGGCCGAAAAATTTGATTGCGCTCCCTCGCAAATTAATTATGTTTTGGCCACCAGGTTCACCATTGAAAGGGGTTACGTGGTGGAAAGCCGCCGGGGTGGCGGGGGGTTTGTACGGATAGTGAAAGTGCCTTTAAATACCGGTGAGATGGATCTGCTCAGTGAAGTGATCAGCCTGGTGGGGGACCGTATCTCCGAACGCAGGGCCACTGCAATTTTAGCCCGGTTGCTGGAGGAGGAGCTGGTAACCCCGCGGGAGGTTGCTATTATTAAGGCCTGTCTGGGTCGTAATGTATTGCGTATCGGCCTGCCGGCCCGGGACCAGTTGCGAGCCAACATTCTTAAATCCATATTAATGGTTATATTTAAACACTCCAAATAA
- a CDS encoding UvrB/UvrC motif-containing protein, giving the protein MLCEKCHERPATVHYTQIVNGHQTKMHLCEICAGQGQAGGFGFMPQINLHNILASFLSQAPPAHPFAAAVQQQTSCPTCGTTENSFAQKGLLGCGDCYRHFGDRLEPLMRRVHGSSNHAGKVPERTGGQAKLARKIKDMKEQMQQAVAREEFERAAQLRDEIRQLEQQLAGGDNNGY; this is encoded by the coding sequence ATGCTTTGCGAAAAATGTCATGAAAGGCCTGCTACGGTGCACTATACACAAATAGTAAACGGTCACCAAACCAAAATGCATTTGTGCGAAATCTGTGCCGGCCAGGGGCAGGCCGGAGGGTTTGGCTTTATGCCTCAAATCAACCTGCATAATATATTGGCCAGTTTTTTGAGCCAGGCACCGCCGGCCCATCCCTTTGCCGCTGCAGTCCAGCAGCAAACCAGCTGTCCCACGTGCGGCACCACGGAAAACTCATTCGCCCAAAAGGGATTACTGGGTTGCGGTGACTGCTACAGGCATTTTGGGGATCGCCTGGAGCCCCTTATGCGCAGAGTTCACGGTTCCAGCAACCATGCGGGTAAGGTTCCCGAGCGAACCGGCGGGCAGGCCAAACTGGCGAGGAAGATTAAAGATATGAAAGAACAAATGCAGCAAGCCGTGGCCCGGGAGGAATTTGAAAGGGCAGCTCAATTGCGGGATGAGATCCGGCAGTTGGAGCAGCAGTTGGCCGGGGGGGACAATAATGGGTATTAA
- a CDS encoding protein arginine kinase, with product MGIKETVNNARSGWMLGGGPDGDILISSRIRVARNLKGYAFPHLLDNEKAGQVIHAVQLAMENQAVKSRAGNLEMIRMSELTPVERQILVEKHLISPNLLEGHEKKAVALRDDEVISIMINEEDHLRVQCLLPGLQLEKAWELVNQVDDGLEHTLDYAFSEKFGYLTACPTNTGTGMRASVMMHLPGLVLVDQVGAVLTTVSKLGFTVRGLYGEGTEALGNLFQLSNQVTMGHAEEDIITSLNSVTGQVLAQEREARKALLQQRRDQLEDKVGRSYGILKHAHMISSEEAMRRLSDVRLGVDLQLITGPAPAQLTELMVMTRPAYLAKQRNSDLNPLERDILRAQTIRNKLNQGG from the coding sequence ATGGGTATTAAAGAGACGGTGAATAATGCCAGAAGCGGTTGGATGTTGGGCGGCGGCCCGGATGGGGATATATTGATCAGCAGCCGTATCAGGGTGGCCCGCAACCTGAAAGGATATGCCTTCCCCCATTTGCTGGATAACGAAAAGGCGGGGCAAGTTATCCACGCGGTGCAGTTGGCCATGGAAAACCAGGCTGTTAAGAGCCGGGCGGGTAATTTGGAGATGATCCGCATGTCTGAATTGACCCCTGTGGAGAGGCAAATACTAGTGGAAAAACACTTGATCAGCCCGAATCTTTTGGAGGGGCATGAAAAAAAAGCCGTAGCCCTGCGGGATGATGAAGTGATCAGTATCATGATTAATGAAGAGGATCACTTGCGGGTGCAGTGCTTGCTGCCCGGGCTGCAGTTGGAGAAGGCTTGGGAACTGGTAAACCAGGTGGATGACGGTCTGGAGCATACGCTGGATTACGCTTTTTCCGAAAAGTTCGGTTACCTTACCGCATGTCCCACCAACACCGGCACGGGTATGCGGGCCTCGGTGATGATGCACCTGCCCGGCCTGGTGCTGGTGGATCAGGTGGGGGCGGTACTGACCACCGTCTCCAAGCTGGGGTTTACGGTGCGGGGATTATATGGTGAAGGAACCGAGGCACTGGGTAATTTATTCCAACTCAGCAACCAGGTTACCATGGGGCATGCGGAAGAAGATATTATCACCAGTTTAAACTCGGTTACCGGTCAGGTACTGGCCCAGGAGCGGGAAGCCCGCAAGGCGCTGTTGCAGCAGCGCAGGGATCAGTTGGAGGACAAAGTGGGCCGTTCCTATGGCATACTGAAACATGCCCATATGATCTCCTCCGAGGAGGCCATGCGCCGGTTATCCGATGTGCGGTTGGGGGTGGATTTGCAGCTGATTACCGGTCCTGCGCCCGCGCAATTAACGGAATTGATGGTGATGACCCGCCCCGCGTATCTGGCCAAACAGCGGAACAGTGATTTAAATCCCCTGGAGCGGGATATTTTAAGAGCTCAGACTATTCGTAACAAGCTTAACCAGGGAGGTTGA